One window from the genome of Anser cygnoides isolate HZ-2024a breed goose chromosome 8, Taihu_goose_T2T_genome, whole genome shotgun sequence encodes:
- the C8B gene encoding complement component C8 beta chain, which translates to MMSTVQTAFALYPVKLLLLCAILGFLNVHCFGGGKEPLGLGGTNSSVANSRRPRSAGDVPRPRDCILSTWSSWSKCDPCQKKRYRFARLEQPSQFNGEPCDYSDKETEDCVTNNPCRNKVRCEGFVCAVTGRCIMRRLLCNGDDDCGDQSDEKNCKKVFQKCDRKMEQYWGIENLAKGLNIFTKNLEGLVLDHRYYAGGCSPHYIVDTRFRKPYNVESYVPETKGKYEFTMTEYDSYSSYERNVLRQKLSQSSFGFGINIFGLFEIGYSQNDNRFKKFIQRMKSFSSTSSKFIHARSELTVATYKLKPRALMLHYEFLQRLHQLPLEYSYGEYRELYRDYGTHYITEATIGGIYEYTLVLNSNELQKAGYTLSDVQKCAQHGFKIGGTIKDVRLSLGINVEGCNALLKEIGDSTAKKQYVEDFIALVRGGASEHITALAYRSLPTATLMQEWGDAVQYNPEIIQLKVQPLYQLVTPTDFANAITIKENLRRALDEFQLETSSCRCAPCQGNGTPFMKGTECECLCPLGYRGTACEITNRRDTAINGNWGCWASWSPCSGGQRTRKRQCNNPAPQNGGSSCSGPDAETVNC; encoded by the exons ATGATGAGTACGGTACAGACAGCATTTGCTCTGTACCCCGtcaaactgctgctgctttgtgccaTACTCGGCTTCCTAAATGTTCATTGCTTTGG TGGTGGTAAggagcccctggggctgggcgGCACCAACAGCAGCGTGGCCAACAGCAGGCGGCCCCGGTCCGCAGGAGATGTGCCGCGGCCACGGGACTGCATCCTCTCCACCTGGTCCTCGTGGAGCAAGTGTGATCCCTGCCAGAAGAAAAGG TACAGGTTTGCCCGCCTGGAACAACCTTCTCAGTTCAATGGAGAGCCGTGTGATTACTCTGACAAAGAAACTGAAGACTGTGTTACGAATAATCCTTGCAGAAATAAAGTCAGATGTGAAGGTTTTGTATGTGCAGTTACAG GGAGATGCATTATGCGGAGGCTGCTTTGTAATGGGGATGATGACTGTGGAGACCAGTCAGatgaaaaaaactgcaaaaaagtgtttcagaaatgtGACCGGAAGATGGAACAATACTGGGGAATAGAGAATCTGGCAAAAGG GTTAAATATCTTCACTAAAAACTTGGAAGGATTAGTTCTTGATCACAGGTACTATGCTGGGGGATGTTCTCCCCATTATATTGTGGACACAAGATTCAGAAAACCATACAATGTAGAAAGCTATGTGCCAGAG aCCAAAGGCAAATATGAATTTACAATGACTGAATATGACTCCTACTCAAGTTATGAAAGAAATGTCCTCAGGCAAAAACTTTCTCAGTCTAGCTTCGGCTTCGGTATAAATATATTCGGACTGTTTGAAATTGGTTACAGTCAAAATGACAACAGGTTCAAGAAGTTCATTCAAAGgatgaaaagcttttcttcaacA TCCAGCAAATTCATTCACGCCCGTTCTGAGCTGACTGTTGCCACTTATAAGCTGAAGCCCCGAGCCCTGATGCTGCATTACGAGTTCCTGCAGAGACTCCATCAGCTCCCACTGGAGTACAGCTACGGGGAGTACAGAGAGCTGTACAGAGACTACGGGACACACTACATCACCGAGGCTACCATCGGTGGCATCTACGAATATACTTTAGTCTTGAACAGTAATGAGCTCCAAAAGGCAG GTTATACTTTGAGCGATGTCCAGAAATGCGCACAGCATGGCTTTAAAATTGGTGGAACTATTAAAGATGTCCGCTTGAGTCTTGGAATAAACGTAGAAGGCTGTAATGCCCTTTTAAAGGAGATCGGAG ACAGCACCGCCAAAAAGCAGTACGTGGAAGATTTCATCGCCCTCGTTCGTGGTGGAGCAAGCGAACACATTACTGCACTGGCCTACAGAAGCCTGCCGACTGCCACGCTAATGCAGGAGTGGGGAGATGCTGTACAGTACAACCCTGAAATCATACAGCTAAAG GTGCAGCCGCTGTACCAGCTGGTGACTCCGACTGACTTCGCTAATGCAAtcacaataaaagaaaatctgcgACGGGCTCTTGATGAGTTTCAGCTGGAGACCAGTTCCTGTCGCTGCGCTCCATGCCAGGGCAATGGGACCCCCTTTATGAAAG GGACAGAGTGTGAGTGCTTGTGTCCCCTTGGCTACCGCGGCACTGCCTGTGAGATCACCAACAGGAGAG ATACTGCTATTAATGGAAATTGGGGTTGCTGGGCCAGCTGGTCTCCATGCTCAGGAGGTCAACGAACACGGAAACGACAGTGCAACAACCCTGCGCCACAAAACGGGGGTTCGTCATGCTCAGGGCCAGATGCTGAAACAGTTAATTGCTAG